One Paracoccus sp. TOH DNA segment encodes these proteins:
- a CDS encoding metal ABC transporter ATP-binding protein, whose product MVDLIRAADLSVSHAGADLPVLNRVDFHIRPAEIVTVVGPNGSGKSTLVRALLGHVALSSGRVERAPGLRIGYVPQRVHVERAMPMTVRRFLSLPHRVGDAQAAAALARTGVQGLESRQITQLSGGQFQRVLLARALLGDPQLLVLDEPTQGLDQPGIVAFYKLIEEVRAETGAAVLMVSHDLLVVMRASDRVVCLNGHVCCEGTPQAVSAAPAYRAMFGAESQGTLALYQHHHDHDHDHVAEGHLHGPACAHTH is encoded by the coding sequence ATGGTCGACCTGATCCGCGCCGCCGATCTGTCGGTCAGCCATGCCGGGGCCGACCTGCCGGTGCTGAACCGGGTCGATTTCCACATCCGCCCGGCCGAGATCGTCACCGTGGTCGGCCCGAACGGCTCGGGCAAGTCGACGCTGGTGCGGGCGCTGCTGGGCCATGTGGCGCTGTCCTCGGGCCGGGTCGAACGGGCGCCGGGCCTGCGCATCGGCTATGTCCCGCAGCGCGTGCATGTCGAGCGCGCCATGCCGATGACCGTGCGCCGCTTCCTGTCGCTGCCGCACCGGGTCGGCGACGCCCAGGCCGCCGCCGCGCTGGCGCGGACCGGGGTGCAGGGGCTGGAATCGCGGCAGATCACCCAGCTTTCCGGCGGACAGTTCCAGCGCGTGCTTCTGGCCCGGGCGCTGCTGGGCGATCCGCAGCTTCTGGTGCTGGACGAGCCGACCCAGGGCCTGGACCAGCCGGGCATCGTCGCCTTCTACAAGCTGATCGAGGAGGTGCGGGCCGAGACCGGCGCCGCCGTGCTGATGGTCAGCCACGACCTGCTGGTGGTCATGCGCGCCTCGGACCGGGTGGTGTGCCTGAACGGCCATGTCTGCTGCGAGGGCACGCCGCAGGCGGTCAGCGCCGCCCCGGCCTATCGCGCCATGTTCGGCGCGGAATCGCAGGGCACGCTGGCGCTTTACCAGCATCACCACGATCACGACCACGACCATGTCGCAGAGGGCCACCTGCATGGCCCGGCCTGCGCCCATACGCATTGA
- a CDS encoding metal ABC transporter permease, with protein MLDDFLTRAVLAGLGLVLATGALGSFVVWRRMAYFGDSTAHAAILGVALSFAFSLPIYLGTLGVAVAMALIVAQLTARGQSMDTVLGVLAHSALALGLVGVSFVPSLRTGLDAFLFGDILAVTRADLAWIWGGALLVLGLLVWRWQRLVTASVNEELAMAAGIDPARERLILSLALALVVAIAIRIVGALLISAMLIVPAAAARGFAATPEQMAGSATAIGAIAVLGGLGASLWLDTPAGPSIVAVSAVIYAFSLVVCRK; from the coding sequence ATGCTTGACGATTTTCTGACCCGAGCCGTGCTGGCGGGGCTTGGCCTTGTGCTGGCGACAGGCGCGCTCGGCTCCTTCGTGGTCTGGCGCCGCATGGCCTATTTCGGCGATTCGACCGCGCATGCGGCGATTCTCGGCGTGGCGCTGAGCTTCGCCTTCTCACTGCCGATCTATCTGGGCACGCTGGGGGTGGCGGTGGCCATGGCGCTGATCGTGGCGCAGCTGACCGCACGCGGCCAGTCGATGGACACGGTGCTGGGGGTGCTGGCGCATAGCGCGCTGGCGCTGGGCCTGGTGGGGGTCAGCTTCGTGCCCTCGCTGCGCACCGGGCTGGACGCCTTCCTGTTCGGCGACATCCTGGCGGTGACGCGGGCCGACCTGGCCTGGATCTGGGGCGGCGCGCTGCTGGTCCTCGGCCTGCTGGTCTGGCGCTGGCAGCGGCTGGTGACGGCCTCGGTGAACGAGGAACTGGCGATGGCGGCGGGAATCGATCCGGCGCGCGAGCGGCTGATCCTGTCCCTGGCGCTGGCGCTGGTGGTGGCCATCGCGATTCGCATCGTCGGCGCGCTGCTGATCTCGGCCATGCTGATCGTGCCGGCTGCGGCCGCACGGGGATTCGCAGCAACGCCCGAGCAGATGGCCGGTTCCGCCACCGCCATCGGGGCGATCGCGGTCCTGGGCGGGCTGGGGGCCAGCCTGTGGCTGGACACGCCCGCGGGCCCGTCGATCGTCGCGGTTTCAGCGGTGATTTATGCTTTCAGTCTGGTGGTTTGCCGGAAATAG
- a CDS encoding hemin uptake protein HemP codes for MTATRPAEFTRPGVTALQRLPEYHAEMLTAGGNQALIVLGDQVYNLRITRAGKLILTK; via the coding sequence ATGACCGCGACCCGCCCCGCCGAATTCACGCGTCCCGGCGTGACCGCCCTGCAGCGCCTTCCCGAATATCATGCGGAAATGCTGACCGCTGGCGGCAATCAGGCGCTGATCGTCCTGGGCGATCAGGTCTACAACCTGCGCATCACCCGCGCCGGCAAACTTATCCTGACCAAGTGA
- a CDS encoding YjbF family lipoprotein has translation MITTRIHKAALSALLVAGLAACGNDDSGNDTNPLLIAAKAAGGTVARVRGDKEAEAPAPARTPEQMAAEALRVNPAPLILVGFESLGRSQVLAMTGQNGAMRTYMAPSKEALILRDGLVVGTRGLGNDLSVAEPQTEPLIRAGRAGSAPRVMRYYSGDGLERPLRFDCTVGPGPKAGVVAESCEGHGASFQNSYMPQGGHLPVSRQWLGPRLGYVTIQTLRP, from the coding sequence ATGATCACGACCCGCATCCACAAGGCGGCGCTGTCGGCGCTGCTGGTCGCCGGACTGGCCGCCTGCGGCAACGACGACAGCGGCAACGACACCAACCCGCTGCTGATCGCCGCCAAGGCGGCCGGCGGCACCGTGGCGCGGGTGCGCGGCGACAAGGAGGCCGAGGCCCCCGCCCCCGCCCGCACGCCCGAGCAGATGGCCGCCGAGGCGTTGCGCGTGAACCCGGCGCCGCTGATCCTGGTCGGGTTCGAATCGCTGGGCCGCAGCCAGGTCCTGGCGATGACCGGGCAGAACGGCGCCATGCGGACCTATATGGCGCCCTCGAAAGAGGCGCTGATCCTGCGCGACGGCCTGGTCGTCGGCACGCGCGGCCTGGGCAACGACCTGTCGGTGGCCGAGCCGCAGACCGAGCCGCTGATCCGCGCCGGCCGCGCAGGCTCGGCCCCGCGGGTGATGCGCTATTACAGCGGCGACGGGCTGGAGCGGCCGTTGCGTTTCGACTGCACCGTCGGTCCCGGCCCGAAAGCCGGCGTGGTGGCGGAAAGCTGCGAAGGCCACGGCGCCAGCTTCCAGAACAGCTACATGCCGCAGGGCGGCCACCTGCCGGTCTCGCGCCAATGGCTGGGGCCGCGTCTGGGCTATGTCACCATCCAGACCCTGCGGCCCTGA
- a CDS encoding Fur family transcriptional regulator: MPTDPAPADPFHEHDHAHCAAAVLRRAEEQAKAEGVRLTPVRRRALEILLESHRAMGAYEVLERLSAEGFGKQPPVAYRALDFLVEQGLAHRVQRLNAYAACLSAERDHSPAFLICRGCEQVAEADGPELRAALQGLAGAGGFRIERSTVELLGLCARCTEAGL; encoded by the coding sequence ATGCCCACCGATCCCGCCCCGGCCGATCCCTTTCACGAGCACGACCACGCGCATTGCGCCGCCGCCGTGCTGCGCCGCGCCGAGGAGCAGGCCAAGGCCGAGGGCGTGCGCCTGACCCCGGTGCGGCGTCGCGCGCTGGAGATCCTGCTGGAATCGCATCGCGCCATGGGCGCCTATGAGGTGCTGGAACGGCTGTCGGCCGAGGGGTTCGGCAAGCAGCCGCCGGTCGCCTATCGCGCGCTGGATTTCCTTGTCGAACAAGGACTTGCCCATCGCGTGCAGCGGCTGAACGCCTATGCCGCCTGCCTGTCGGCCGAGCGCGACCATTCCCCCGCCTTCCTGATCTGCCGCGGCTGCGAGCAGGTGGCCGAAGCCGACGGGCCGGAATTGCGCGCCGCGCTTCAGGGCCTTGCCGGCGCCGGGGGGTTCCGCATCGAGCGCTCGACGGTGGAACTGCTGGGCCTCTGCGCCCGCTGCACCGAAGCGGGGCTCTGA
- a CDS encoding zinc ABC transporter substrate-binding protein, whose product MIRYPSLLLAAALGATALPARAEVPRVVTDIPAIGSLVQQVMGDLGAPEVLLEAGGDPHHYQLRPSQARSLQDAELLIWVGPSLTPWLERGASALPKGSRSLTLLDRPETHRRDYGGGNGHDHGGAHDHAGDGHDHPHSGTDPHAWLDPANGQAWLQAIAAALSERDPDHAAAYAANAEKAAAEIAALDGELKAGLGPAQGKRFVVFHDAYGYFTGHYGLEPAIPVSLGDASTPSAARLRAIREEIAEQGAVCAFPEANHDPKLIAAVTEGSPVRQGAPLDPEGRGSQSGAALYGVILRGMAQTLTDCLGQG is encoded by the coding sequence ATGATCCGATATCCCTCTCTGCTTCTCGCCGCCGCGCTTGGCGCCACCGCCCTGCCCGCCCGGGCCGAGGTGCCGCGCGTCGTGACCGACATTCCCGCCATCGGCTCGCTCGTCCAGCAGGTGATGGGCGATCTGGGCGCCCCCGAGGTGCTGCTGGAGGCGGGCGGCGACCCGCATCACTATCAGCTGCGCCCCAGCCAGGCCCGCAGCCTGCAGGATGCCGAGCTGCTGATCTGGGTCGGGCCGTCGCTGACGCCCTGGCTGGAACGCGGCGCCTCGGCGCTGCCCAAGGGCAGCCGCTCGCTGACCCTGCTCGACCGACCCGAGACGCATCGCCGCGACTATGGCGGCGGGAACGGCCACGACCATGGCGGGGCGCATGACCATGCCGGGGACGGGCACGACCACCCGCATTCCGGCACCGATCCGCATGCCTGGCTGGACCCCGCCAACGGCCAGGCCTGGCTGCAGGCCATCGCCGCCGCGCTGTCCGAGCGCGACCCGGACCATGCCGCCGCCTATGCCGCCAATGCCGAAAAGGCGGCGGCAGAGATCGCGGCGCTGGATGGCGAGCTCAAGGCCGGCCTCGGCCCGGCGCAGGGCAAGCGCTTCGTGGTCTTCCATGACGCCTATGGCTATTTCACCGGCCATTACGGGCTGGAGCCGGCCATCCCGGTCAGCCTGGGCGATGCCTCGACCCCTTCGGCCGCGCGGCTCAGGGCGATTCGCGAGGAAATCGCCGAGCAGGGCGCGGTCTGCGCCTTCCCCGAGGCGAATCACGACCCCAAGCTGATCGCCGCCGTGACCGAGGGCAGCCCGGTCCGCCAGGGCGCGCCGCTGGATCCCGAGGGCCGCGGCAGCCAGTCCGGCGCGGCGCTTTACGGGGTGATCCTGCGCGGCATGGCCCAGACCCTGACCGACTGTCTGGGACAGGGCTAG